In Dryocola sp. LX212, the genomic stretch CGGTGGCTTTTTCCAGCGTATCGCCCAGCAGCCATGCGCCGCCGGATGAGTACGACCAGCCTTCGCCCGGTTTGGCCCAGGTTTGACGCTGCGGATCGTTGACCAGCTTATTGACGCAGCTGTAGGCGTCGTCGCCTGCTTCGCACTGGGTCAGCTTCGCAAAATCTGACTGCGGATTGGTGTAATCCTCATTCCAGTTGACGCCGGAAGTGTGCTGCATCAGCTGGCGAATCGTGACGTGCTCCCAGGCGGTGCCTCTGGTATCCGGGTTGTACTTCACTATTTCGTCATCCAGCGAGGTAATTTTCCCGTCTTTTACCGCAGCGCCTACCAGCGTTGAGACCACGGCTTTGCCCACGGAGCGGGAGGTCCACAGCGTTGTGCTGGTATTGCCGTGGCCGTAGTAATCCCAGGCAATTTTGCCATCTTTGATGACCATCATGCCGGTGACGTTATTGCGCCTGAGGTAATCCTCAAGGCTGAACGTTTTACCTTCATACTGATAGCTCGCGGCGGAGAGGTTGCGCTTCGCGACGGGGATCGGCGACGGCGTCGCGGCTTTAAAAACGTCCCCTTGGTAAGAGCGGTAATCGTTACGGAAGCCAATCACGCGCTGCTGCTGATCCCAGGTCAGCATATCTTTCACGTCGGGCAGGTTTTTATCGAGTGGGGCAGGACAGGTCGCCAGTTTCAACGTGGTGCAGTCGCTGAAGGTGCGCGCCGCGGCGGCCTGCATTGTGACGCCCATAGCTAATGCCGTAATACAGATTTTGGTTTTCATATTCAGCACGGTTTAATCCTTTACGGTTGATGGTTTGCCTACTGTAAAAGGCTTTTGCAGATTCGCAGGGTCGCTTAGCGGGGGAAATCCCCTCGTTCAAAGCGGCAAAAAAGCTAAAGTTGATGTATCGGAAAACGGCGACCTAACCTAATATGAAGTCCATCATCAACACCCTCGGCCATAAGTATGCCGATGCGTTTATTAATGAGTTTTTGTTGAAGGCTGAAAAAATTCTGCCTACCAATATTATTGTTGCCCGCGACAACCTCGATAAATTTATTATTGTTTTCCCGGGCATCAACCAGGACAGAGATTACCTGAAGTATCAGGAACTAATGAATTCTCTTTTCTCTTCGGTGACTACCGAACAGACCTCGGGAAAATGTAACTTCCTGTTCACCGGCAACACGGGCATGGTGCTTCAGGATATTAAACCCGAAACGGTCACGGATATTCTGATGCACGCCTGGATCGCCCTGCGCCACGCCGAAAAAGTTGGGAACGCGACAACGCGGCTTTACAGCGACGACATGCTGGAGAAGGAATTAGCCAATATTCATATGCATGAATCGCTGAGCGGGGCCATTGCCAGCAACGAGCTTTATCTCGTGCTGCAGCCTATCGTCGGCAAAAACGAGCGGCAGTCCTGCATGGCGGGCGAATGTTTGCCGACTGGCGCTGCGAAAACGACAGGTTTTATTATAAAGGGATGACGGGCACGACGAAGGATGACGATGCGACAGGTCTTCCGGAGGTGCCTTAATGCAAGGTAGTCAAAAAAGATATCCCATCACATTCGCCAACATGCTTATTTTTAGTGTGTCGATTTGTGCCGCCGTGCTGATTGGCGTAGTGTTTGTTTTGCAGCTGCAGGGGATGCAGTCCTGGTTTATGCAGACCACGGAAAAAACGCTCTGGATAATTGGCGAATAGAAAAAGCGGATTGAATATGATAACACCACGGGGCTGTTAACCCGGGCAAGCTTGTTTAATGAGCCGACGCTTTATCACAATCGCAACCTGATGCTGATGATACGCGTGACCAACTTCCGGGATACGCGCAGCACGCTGGGACACACGCACTCCCAGAAGTTTATTAAGTTCTTCGCCGATCAAATCGTCCGGCTCTCTCCGGACGGCAGCATTTTCTGCCGCTATTCAGAAGACTTAATTATCGTCGTCTTTCCGGAGTGTAACGAACACAAGGATCTCGATACTTACTGGGACCAGCTCTCTTCGCTCTTCCTGGGAACACCGGACAGCCGTGAACGCAAGGATGCCGAAGGCCGCACCTATATCTATACCGGCCAGGCCGGAGCGGTATTAGCGACGCTGAGCGAAGTGACGATCGCCAACGGCATGATGAATGCTGGCCTGGCGTTGCAGCAGGGGCGGTCAGGGGCCAACGGGGAGTGCATGCTCTTCACCCCGGAGATGCGCGAAACCGAGCTTAACAACATCAAAATGCACCAGGGGCTACGTGAGGATTTGTACAACGATGGTTTCCATCTGGTGATGCAGCCAATTGTCAGCCTCGACAACCCGCGCACCTTCACCGAAGGGGAGTGTCTGGTCCGCTGGCACTCACCCTCGCTGGGCTTTGTGCCTCCGGATAAATTCATCGGCCTTGCCGAGCGGACTGGGATGATAACCGACCTGGGGCGCTGGAATATTGAAGAAGCCTGCCGCCAGCTTGCGGCTTTTATTGCGCGCGCCGCGCCGGAGGACTTCAAACTGCATATCATTGTTTCCGCGGTGCAGTTCCAGCAGTCTGACTTCTCTGACCACCTGCTCAACTGCGTGCTGCAAAACGGGTTGATGAACAAAAATATCTGCCTGGAGACCACCGAAAGCGTCCTGCTTCAGGACAGCAACCGGGTCATTGAGACGCTTAATTACCTGCGCCGTCTGGGCATTTCTGTAGCCATCGATGATTTCGGCTCCGGGTATTCCAGCCTCTCTTACCTGCACCAGCTTCCTTTCGACTGTCTGAAAATCGACCGTGGCTTCGTCAACGGCCTGATGGATGATAAAAAGAGCGAGGCGGGTCATCGGGGTCAAATCGCTGCAGCCACGTGTAGCCGGTTTTGCGGCTGATACCAAAACGACGGCACAGGGCCGAGAAAGGTTCCGTGCCCGTCTGGCAGGCACGGATGAAATCAAGACGTTGCATGGGTTGGGTCTCAGTCCAGGGCATAGTGAGTCTCCTCTGCTATACCGTTTATAACTGTTACCCATGTGGCCGGTCTTAAAGTGTTACCTATGTGCCCGGTTTGTACCCTAAGCGCTATCCACCGTTGTTTATCAGCGTTCGGCGTATCCGACCTGGTTTAATATTAAAACTGGTAGGTGTAGGTAAATAACACCCGCTTATCCGCTTCGTCGAGATAAGTATTATTATCCATCACATACGTATAGCCCTTTACCGACTGATGTTTCGTAAAGGAATACCCTAAGCCAACGCCGCCAAAATACCCTTTATAGTTATCCCCATCTTCGTTTTTAGAGCCGTAGGAACCGGCAAGGAAGGCCAGCATGCGCAGCTTCGGCGTAAAGGGTTTTAAAACAAACGCACCGAGATAGCCGCTGCTGCCTGATGTATCCATTTCAACAAAACCATTCTCCGGCGACAGATCGCCGCTAAAGTCAGGCTGCGCGCATTTGCCGTCATTCTTACAGCCCGGATGATCGCCCGTATTGTAGGTATAGCCCGCCATCGGGAATATCTGGAAGCCTGCAGGCTCAATGCCGAAATAGCTTAACGGCAGGAACGTCCCAACGGAATAGTTGGTTTGTGAGGCACCGTTCGGGTAATCATTTTTACCGAAATTAAAATTCATGATGCCAATGGGGAACAGCCACGAGCCGCCAACGCGCCACTCGCTTGCATCGGTGTTCACGCGGAAATTCAGCTTGCGCGCTTCATCCAGCGCCAGAGATGCAGAGAGGGTGACATTGCTGTCGTTCATTTCATAGTTATCCGCCCAGGAAATACCAACCTTAGTGGTAACCTTGGTCGGATCGTCGTCCTGCTTTGCCTGATTAGGGTTTACATTATCCGTTTTTGCCAGCGCTTGAGTGGATACCACGGCAAGCAGGAAAGCGGAGGAGACGAGCAGAGGGATTTTCATGGTGCGACCTTGTGTCTTCTGAAGTAGGGATTTCCTCAGCAGACCAGGCAACTGAGAAAGGCCGGAATTATAGGCGCCAGAATGATTTTAATTTAAAGATAATTAATAAAGAACGTTTAAAAATAATATTTAATAGGTGATTTACATTAATTATTTATTTTATTCAAGTCAGCTTTTTGGACGTTGATTAAATTATATTGGGCGAATTCCATCGGAACGGTCGGTGCCTGTCGATTATAGTTGCAGTTGTTCTGGATGAAACTGCGAGGATGCATGAATATTAATCGATTTTGCTATTTGAGCTTGTTATTAACGGCGGCGGCCAGTATCGCTGCGCCTTACCCCGTTGCGACATGGTTGCTTGCCATCAACGTGATGACGCTGGTTTTTTATCGCCTGGATAAGCGTGCGGCTCAACGAGAAAGAAGACGATTTCCCGAGGCCACGCTGCT encodes the following:
- a CDS encoding serine hydrolase domain-containing protein translates to MKTKICITALAMGVTMQAAAARTFSDCTTLKLATCPAPLDKNLPDVKDMLTWDQQQRVIGFRNDYRSYQGDVFKAATPSPIPVAKRNLSAASYQYEGKTFSLEDYLRRNNVTGMMVIKDGKIAWDYYGHGNTSTTLWTSRSVGKAVVSTLVGAAVKDGKITSLDDEIVKYNPDTRGTAWEHVTIRQLMQHTSGVNWNEDYTNPQSDFAKLTQCEAGDDAYSCVNKLVNDPQRQTWAKPGEGWSYSSGGAWLLGDTLEKATGKSLAQNLQEKIWQPYGMVHDGVWHSYQLGKHNVGAHGFNATLEDWGKFGLFVMNNGVLPDGTKTLPDNWVKDARTWNKAKNSVSDAHPEGIYGYQWWNNSVAANAGDVSPKQGLDSLNTMWALGIFGQIIVVNPKQKLVIVQWSAWPKAEPSFSAQPLEASLMFNAIANTLAK
- a CDS encoding DUF1294 domain-containing protein, producing MNINRFCYLSLLLTAAASIAAPYPVATWLLAINVMTLVFYRLDKRAAQRERRRFPEATLLLFGLVGGWPGAICGQRIFRHKTQKQPFRTYFYFSVLLNVGGLVALYHWYSSGCAG
- a CDS encoding diguanylate cyclase domain-containing protein yields the protein MKSIINTLGHKYADAFINEFLLKAEKILPTNIIVARDNLDKFIIVFPGINQDRDYLKYQELMNSLFSSVTTEQTSGKCNFLFTGNTGMVLQDIKPETVTDILMHAWIALRHAEKVGNATTRLYSDDMLEKELANIHMHESLSGAIASNELYLVLQPIVGKNERQSCMAGECLPTGAAKTTGFIIKG
- a CDS encoding helix-turn-helix domain-containing protein, yielding MPWTETQPMQRLDFIRACQTGTEPFSALCRRFGISRKTGYTWLQRFDPDDPPRSFYHPSGR
- a CDS encoding EAL domain-containing protein yields the protein MFNEPTLYHNRNLMLMIRVTNFRDTRSTLGHTHSQKFIKFFADQIVRLSPDGSIFCRYSEDLIIVVFPECNEHKDLDTYWDQLSSLFLGTPDSRERKDAEGRTYIYTGQAGAVLATLSEVTIANGMMNAGLALQQGRSGANGECMLFTPEMRETELNNIKMHQGLREDLYNDGFHLVMQPIVSLDNPRTFTEGECLVRWHSPSLGFVPPDKFIGLAERTGMITDLGRWNIEEACRQLAAFIARAAPEDFKLHIIVSAVQFQQSDFSDHLLNCVLQNGLMNKNICLETTESVLLQDSNRVIETLNYLRRLGISVAIDDFGSGYSSLSYLHQLPFDCLKIDRGFVNGLMDDKKSEAGHRGQIAAATCSRFCG